GCATTATGCTGGGAAAAGAGGGGGctaatttgaaataaagttgCCAAAAGTGCCCGGAACGATTCGGTAGTGCAAATGCGATTTCCATGTTGAGCCGCGAAACAGCGGAAAGGAACGAGCGCTCAGTTAACACCAAGCGCAGTCAATGCCAGACAAGCGAACTGAAATATACATTGCATATGCCGGTGTTTGTGTGGGTGTTTATGGCGACCTCCTTCTCTCTTAGAATGCAGCTACGAGGATATTCGATAATAACTTCGACTTCGCTTTGTTGCACGCCAAGCGCCATCGATAGTGGTAATTGTAATTGCACTTGTTTAAATAGTTTAATGACACCTAATTTGAGGCAGCCTGGACGGCGCATAAGACGGCGCGCAGCAGACGGATGTACGGACCTGCGCGTAGGTGTGAACGTTTAAGCACAAGGTCGAAACTACAGTTAAGCGTCTATTTATGCCGTAGGAAGGCTGATCAGGCGACCGATTAGCACGTCGTTGTGTTAGTCTACGCTCCTTGAAAACTTGATATGGTAATTGCTCGCATATGAACATATTTGGCACTTTGCactatcaaatatttattatagcaCACTTACAATTAAGTAGAAGCACAAACTGATACAATAAGTTTTTTGTCTCTAAGAATAACAATGACAGCTCTCACGTCGGCACATTCCCATCCAGTGGTTGAGCTTCTTGCAATACTCCTGACAGCGTGGATAATGTGGGTGATAGCGCGAAAGTTCCCGGCAAAGGCCACGGTCCATGGCGATGGCACGTGACTTAACTGAAGCGATTCCTAGGGGCATATTTGTCGTCACATCATCGTCACTTTCGTCATTACTTCTGGACAAGCGAGTGAATGCTGAGCTATAGGCACATAACGccagtaaaacaaaaacaattttgaaatattccaTGTTTAGCGACGTGAAGATAAGCAGCAGCGATCAAACGTCTCATTCAGCTTTTCAAATTTCGACTGGCGGGCCACCAGATTCGCCAACAACTAGTTAGGAATTATCAAAGTAATGTGTACACTAGCGAACACTCGAGGGTGCACAAAAAAGATGAGAGGATCGTTTGATTACAGTTCTAATTTGCTTGCCTAACCTTAAGAACGTAAAACGTTTTAAACTCTCTAGTTTGTATTGATGCTCTAAAGTTGTGCAATGCTTCACATAATAGCAACGCATTTTTGCTAGTCAAAATATGTCAACAAATTATTATTGCTTGTAAAAGAGATAGACTTGACGGAACTTATATACTTTAATGAAGTAGAAGTGAAGTCAATAGTTCTGAAGAATAAGGTGTCgcataaattttctaaaaatagttCAAGTGTAAACTATTTTCTGTCGT
The DNA window shown above is from Bactrocera tryoni isolate S06 chromosome 4, CSIRO_BtryS06_freeze2, whole genome shotgun sequence and carries:
- the LOC120776113 gene encoding uncharacterized protein LOC120776113; the protein is MEYFKIVFVLLALCAYSSAFTRLSRSNDESDDDVTTNMPLGIASVKSRAIAMDRGLCRELSRYHPHYPRCQEYCKKLNHWMGMCRRESCHCYS